In the genome of Ensifer adhaerens, one region contains:
- a CDS encoding SsrA-binding protein gives MAPKGSERVVKKVVADNRKARFNYEIVDTYEAGLVLTGTEVKSLRDGKANIAESYASDEDGEIWLINSYLPEYLQGNRFNHDTRRRRKLLLSKREIHRLRVGVNREGMTLVPLKIYFNEKGRAKMELALAKGKKLHDKRETEKERDWNRQKSRLLKERG, from the coding sequence ATGGCACCCAAGGGTAGCGAACGCGTAGTGAAGAAGGTCGTTGCGGACAACCGCAAGGCCCGCTTCAACTATGAAATCGTCGATACCTATGAAGCCGGCCTCGTGCTCACGGGGACGGAGGTCAAGTCGTTGCGTGATGGCAAGGCCAATATCGCGGAATCCTACGCCTCCGACGAGGATGGCGAGATCTGGCTGATCAATTCCTATCTGCCCGAATATCTGCAGGGCAACCGCTTCAACCACGACACCCGTCGTCGTCGCAAGCTGCTCCTGTCGAAGCGCGAAATCCATCGCCTGCGCGTCGGCGTCAACCGCGAAGGCATGACGCTCGTCCCGCTGAAGATCTACTTCAACGAAAAGGGCAGGGCGAAGATGGAACTGGCACTCGCCAAGGGCAAGAAGCTCCACGACAAGCGCGAGACCGAGAAGGAACGCGATTGGAACCGTCAGAAGAGCCGTCTGCTGAAGGAGCGCGGCTGA
- a CDS encoding 4-hydroxy-tetrahydrodipicolinate synthase yields the protein MFKGSMPALVTPFTPDGKIDEKAFAEHVDWQIKEGSSALVPVGTTGESPTLSHAEHKRVVELCIDVAAKRVPIIAGAGSNNTEEAIDLARHAEKAGADAVLVVTPYYNKPTQKGLIAHYSAIAEAITLPIIIYNIPGRSVIDMSVDTMAALAKAHKNIIGVKDATGKIERVSEQRMACGKDFVQFSGEDATALGFNAHGGVGCISVTANVAPRLCAEFQALTLKGDYAAALEYQDRLMPLHKAIFLEPGVAGSKYALSRLGRMGETVRSPLVGLEPSTKAALDAAMKHAGLLN from the coding sequence ATGTTCAAGGGATCAATGCCCGCCCTCGTGACGCCCTTCACGCCCGATGGGAAGATCGACGAAAAAGCCTTTGCTGAACATGTGGACTGGCAGATCAAGGAAGGCTCCAGCGCACTCGTGCCCGTCGGCACGACCGGCGAGTCGCCGACCCTGTCCCATGCCGAGCACAAGCGCGTCGTCGAGCTTTGCATCGACGTCGCCGCCAAGCGCGTGCCGATCATTGCCGGTGCCGGTTCCAACAACACGGAGGAGGCGATCGATCTGGCGCGGCATGCCGAAAAGGCCGGAGCCGATGCCGTCCTCGTCGTGACGCCCTATTACAACAAGCCGACGCAGAAGGGCCTGATCGCGCATTATTCGGCGATTGCCGAGGCGATCACGCTGCCGATCATCATCTACAACATTCCCGGCCGCTCGGTCATCGACATGAGCGTGGACACGATGGCGGCGCTCGCCAAGGCGCACAAGAACATCATCGGCGTGAAGGATGCCACCGGCAAGATCGAACGCGTCTCCGAGCAGCGCATGGCCTGCGGCAAGGACTTCGTTCAGTTCTCGGGCGAAGATGCAACAGCGCTCGGCTTCAACGCCCATGGCGGCGTCGGCTGCATTTCGGTCACCGCCAATGTTGCGCCGCGCCTCTGTGCCGAGTTCCAGGCCCTCACGCTCAAGGGCGATTATGCCGCAGCGCTTGAATATCAGGACCGCCTGATGCCGCTTCACAAGGCCATCTTCCTTGAACCTGGCGTCGCAGGCTCTAAATATGCTCTGTCGCGCCTCGGCCGCATGGGAGAAACGGTTCGCTCGCCGCTCGTCGGGCTCGAACCGTCCACCAAGGCAGCGCTCGACGCCGCGATGAAACATGCAGGATTGTTGAACTGA
- a CDS encoding Uncharacterized conserved protein, LabA/DUF88 family — MFDPREKIALFIDGANLYAASKSLGFDVDYRKLLKAFQKRGYLLRAYYYTALIEDQEYSSIRPLIDWLDYNGYRVVTKPAKEFTDSLGRRKIKGNMDIELAIDAMEQCETVDHLVIFSGDGDFTTLVEALQRRGRKVSVVSTMATQPPMIADDLRRQADHFIDLNSLKAEVGRDPSERQSRVQEPVTEDVEN; from the coding sequence ATGTTCGACCCCAGGGAAAAAATTGCACTTTTTATTGACGGCGCAAACCTTTATGCGGCGTCGAAATCGCTGGGCTTCGATGTCGATTACCGAAAGCTTCTGAAGGCCTTCCAGAAGCGCGGGTACCTTTTGCGTGCCTATTACTACACGGCATTGATCGAGGATCAGGAATATTCCTCCATTCGCCCGTTGATAGATTGGCTCGATTACAACGGCTATCGCGTCGTCACCAAGCCCGCGAAGGAATTCACCGATTCACTCGGTCGCCGCAAGATCAAGGGCAACATGGATATCGAACTGGCCATCGACGCGATGGAGCAGTGCGAGACGGTGGACCATCTGGTCATCTTCTCTGGCGACGGCGATTTCACCACGCTGGTGGAGGCGCTGCAGCGTCGGGGGCGCAAGGTGTCGGTCGTTTCCACGATGGCGACGCAACCACCGATGATCGCCGACGACCTGCGCCGTCAGGCCGACCATTTCATAGACCTGAACTCTCTGAAGGCCGAAGTCGGTCGCGACCCGTCCGAACGTCAATCTCGCGTTCAGGAGCCGGTCACCGAGGACGTCGAGAACTGA
- a CDS encoding DNA-directed RNA polymerase subunit omega: MARVTVEDCIDKVDNRFELVLLASHRARQISQGAGITIDRDNDKNPVVALREIADETLSPEDLKEDLIHSLQKHVEVDEPEPDPSSLVGGAAAGNDLEEEDLPDTLTFDRMSEEELLAGIEGLVPPEKSDDY; this comes from the coding sequence ATGGCCCGCGTCACAGTAGAAGATTGCATTGATAAAGTCGACAACCGGTTCGAACTGGTCCTGCTCGCAAGCCATCGCGCTCGCCAGATTTCCCAGGGCGCCGGCATCACCATCGACCGCGACAACGACAAGAATCCGGTCGTGGCTCTGCGCGAAATCGCCGACGAGACGCTGTCTCCGGAAGATCTGAAGGAAGACCTCATCCATTCGCTGCAGAAGCATGTCGAAGTGGATGAGCCCGAGCCCGATCCGTCCTCGCTTGTCGGCGGCGCAGCAGCTGGCAACGATCTTGAGGAAGAAGATCTTCCTGATACGCTGACCTTCGACCGCATGTCGGAAGAAGAATTGCTGGCCGGCATCGAAGGTCTTGTGCCGCCGGAAAAAAGCGACGATTATTAA